A part of Leishmania infantum JPCM5 genome chromosome 13 genomic DNA contains:
- a CDS encoding outer arm dynein-like protein, with product MADYEPEDNLEQNSTLSSESIQEDISNLLRTKLAGEQWNPAKVDGWVEDIVNSILTELAELKKPYKYIVTCVFMQRTGAALSVGFISLWDNTKDGMVHVPFENDSFHCLVTVYFLKND from the coding sequence ATGGCGGACTACGAGCCCGAGGACAACCTCGAACAGAACAGCACCTTGAGCAGTGAAAGCATCCAAGAGGATATAAGCAACTTGTTGCGCACAAAACTAGCGGGCGAACAGTGGAACCCCGCCAAGGTAGATGGCTGGGTAGAGGACATTGTGAACTCGATCCTGACGGAGCTCGCGGAGCTCAAGAAACCGTACAAGTACATTGTCACGTGCGTGTTCATGCAGCGCACCGGTGCCGCGCTTTCTGTCGGGTTCATTAGCCTCTGGGACAATACAAAGGACGGCATGGTGCACGTCCCCTTCGAGAACGACTCGTTTCACTGCTTGGTGACGGTGTACTTCTTGAAGAACGACTAg
- a CDS encoding putative DNA-directed RNA polymerase ii 8.2 Kd polypeptide, whose translation MIIPVRCFTCGNVIADKYLLYLDLVSQGVSEEDAMNVFHLERFCCRRMMLTHVDMTDLLLKFNPADTNVLGTASVAAAAGEDDGAVGMP comes from the coding sequence ATGATCATCCCCGTGCGCTGCTTCACGTGCGGCAATGTCATTGCCGACAAGTATCTTCTCTACCTTGACCTTGTCAGCCAAGGCGTCTCCGAGGAGGACGCGATGAACGTCTTCCACCTAGAGCgtttctgctgccgccgcatgATGCTCACCCACGTGGACATGACGGACCTGCTCCTCAAATTCAATCCGGCCGACACGAACGTGCTGGGAACTGCCTccgtagcggcggcggccggggaggacgacggcgctgtggGCATGCCGTAG
- a CDS encoding putative adenylosuccinate synthetase — MPVRRYGGRYNNSSPGVSNALSPSTTAGRPLSPSPAAGSKLASTHHDPVPQEAYYVNDEADAWHQQQAPFREPSVEVEVEMIDDEPPHGSQKSLSVAPYTANASSSSGRSKRNAITASGYTFYTNERQKTVYEALRSLRPLAELQEPRRVKEYAETSLKDSLYRIIEAHDVIMVAGAFFGDEGKGKTVDAVAHHPLCTCIARVNSGENAGHTVYDKAGRKFVFNLAPSGLLLPGKRNYIGPECVMDPVSFMEKEIIQLIDAGIDYRDRLFIGNVCIVTPYHKLLDLLGSAANSSTLKGMAPVHGSKVMKRGIRLDHIFNDDETLRKRLEKDMDTYLGLLKVKNLSDADVVRLCREENSDGVVRVPDYVIAFAQAKDKVEFLVKLYRDRVRHNPDFPARCDVTYELHAAVLRGEKVLLEGPQSYWLSNARTKFWESTTSADTTAAGLLAASQLNFQKFKSVVLNVHKAPGSSRVGIGACPSSFVPQDYFSAQNIKTLRDLPSETCANFEAVQRTLFRDGFPHSNDKARHNGIMAPVEYSDETGKYNIGVAMAIASAQHHGECGAVTKKPRVCGFFDCVLQHEVNSIQGPYLTISALDRGDEYDKVGVTIAYVYYNPEGKQVDVNGHVYKNGDIIRAGDPVPSEPALYHCHPIVKLIDGWRDNPIAAAKRRRNAPLPRGVCELLSTIEYFTNCKILSIGNGPNGDDIIYLRQ; from the coding sequence ATGCCGGTTCGCCGCTACGGTGGGCGCTACAACAACTCCTCGCCCGGCGTGTCGAATGCACTGAGCccgagcaccaccgccggtcGGCCGCtatcgccgtcgccagcagcgggctCGAAGCTCGCGTCCACGCACCACGATCCTGTCCCACAGGAGGCCTACTACGTGAATGATGAAGCGGACGCTtggcaccagcagcaggcccCCTTCCGGGAGCCAAGCGTCGAGGTTGAGGTGGAGATGATAGACGACGAGCCGCCGCATGGTTCGCAGAAGTCGTTGAGCGTGGCGCCGTACACCGCgaacgccagcagcagcagcggcaggtcGAAACGCAACGCCATAACGGCGTCTGGCTACACCTTTTACACCAATGAGCGCCAGAAAACTGTCTATGAGGCGttgcgctcgctgcggccTTTGGCGGAGCTGCAAGAGCCGCGCCGCGTGAAAGAGTACGCGGAGACGTCGCTCAAGGACTCGCTCTACCGCATTATCGAGGCACACGACGTGATCATGGTGGCCGGCGCCTTTTTCGGCGACGAGGGCAAGGGCAAGACCGTGGATGCGGTGGCCCACCACCCGCTCTGCACGTGCATCGCGCGCGTAAACAGCGGCGAGAACGCCGGCCACACCGTCTACGACAAGGCCGGCCGCAAGTTCGTCTTCAACCTCGCACCGTCCGGTCTGCTGTTGCCTGGCAAGAGAAACTACATCGGACCCGAGTGCGTCATGGACCCCGTCAGCTTCATGGAGAAGGAGATTATTCAGCTGATCGACGCCGGTATCGACTACCGCGACCGCCTCTTCATCGGCAATGTATGCATTGTAACGCCGTACCACAAGCTTCTGGATCTGCTCGGCTCAGCGGCGAACTCGTCAACGCTGAAGGGCATGGCGCCCGTTCACGGCAGCAAAGTAATGAAGCGTGGCATCCGCCTGGACCACATCTTCAACGACGACGAGACGCTGCGCAAGCGGCTGGAGAAGGACATGGACACGTACCTTGGTCTGCTCAAGGTGAAGAACCTCTCGGACGCCGACGTagtgcgcctctgccgcgaagagaacagcgacggcgttgtgcgcgtgcctgaCTACGTCATTGCGTTCGCGCAGGCGAAGGACAAGGTCGAGTTCCTCGTGAAGCTGTATCGCGACCGTGTGCGGCACAACCCGGACTTCCCCGCTCGCTGCGATGTCACCTACGAGCTGcatgcggcggtgctgcgtggcGAGAAAGTGTTGCTCGAGGGCCCGCAGTCGTACTGGCTTagcaacgcgcgcacaaagTTCTGGGAGAGCACGACGTCGGCAGACACAACGGCGGCCGGGCTACTGGCGGCCTCCCAGCTGAACTTCCAGAAGTTCAAATCTGTCGTGCTGAACGTGCACAAGGCGCCGGGGTCCAGCCGGGTCGGCATTGGTGCCTGCCCCAGCAGCTTCGTCCCGCAGGACTACTTCAGTGCCCAGAACATCAAGACGCTGCGCGACTTGCCGTCGGAGACGTGTGCCAACTTCGAGGCTGTGCAGCGCACGCTCTTCCGCGACGGCTTCCCACACAGCAATGACAAGGCGAGGCACAACGGCATCATGGCCCCGGTAGAGTACTCGGACGAGACCGGCAAGTACAACATCGGCGTCGCCATGGCTATCGCTTCGGCACAGCACCACGGCGaatgcggcgccgtcacgaAGAagccgcgcgtgtgcggcttCTTCGACTGCGTCCTTCAGCACGAGGTGAACAGCATCCAAGGTCCGTACCTTACCATCTCCGCCCTCGACCGCGGAGACGAGTACGATAAGGTCGGCGTGACCATCGCCTACGTCTACTACAACCCAGAGGGCAAGCAGGTGGACGTGAATGGGCACGTGTACAAGAACGGCGACATCATCCGCGCCGGCGATCCGGTGCCGAGCGAGCCTGCTCTCTACCACTGCCATCCGATTGTAAAGTTGATCGACGGCTGGCGCGACAACCCGATCGCCgcggcgaagcgccgccgcaacgcaccgctgccgcgcggcgtGTGCGAGCTTCTTTCCACCATCGAGTACTTCACCAACTGCAAGATCCTCTCGATCGGCAACGGGCCGAACGGAGACGACATCATCTACCTCCGGCAGTAA
- a CDS encoding putative calmodulin, which produces MQKLSETEQKELKEIFDLIDSDQSGVISLQELRKLMAALHLKPTEQELEEVFEETCSLPSITKASAGSPSASSLPLPPSFIAAAAPHDGSVVNNSHSDINASSEATAAAASARMVTFPQFATMMARRVQSEYTAKQLRNAFQLFESPDMPEGFVSTSVLAHALATYGSKKLDKEEIDRLMAAIDPNNTGRVNYYEFVDTVTM; this is translated from the coding sequence aTGCAGAAACTCTCCGAGACAGAGCAgaaggagctgaaggagatTTTCGACCTCATCGACTCCGACCAATCCGGCGTCATCTCGCTccaggagctgcgcaagctcATGGCAGCTCTGCACCTGAAACCAACCGAACAGGAGCTAGAAGAGGTGTTTGAGGAAACTTGCAGCTTGCCATCCATCACGAAGGCGAGTGCCGGGTCCCCTTCGGCGTCGTCCTTGCCGCTCCCGCCCTCcttcatcgccgctgccgcaccccaTGACGGTAGCGTTGTGAACAACTCCCACAGCGACATCAATGCGTCCTCCGAAGcgacggccgcggcagcatcggcgcGCATGGTGACTTTCCCGCAGTTTGCCACCATGATGGCACGCCGCGTGCAGTCCGAGTACACCGCCAAGCAGCTTCGCAACGCCTTCCAGCTCTTCGAGTCCCCTGACATGCCAGAAGGTTTCGTGTCAACTAGTGTCCTGGCCCACGCCCTGGCGACGTACGGGTCGAAGAAACTCGATAAGGAAGAGATCGATCGCCTCATGGCGGCCATCGACCCGAACAATACGGGCCGAGTGAACTACTACGAGTTCGTGGATACCGTGACGATGTGA